Proteins from one Monodelphis domestica isolate mMonDom1 chromosome 6, mMonDom1.pri, whole genome shotgun sequence genomic window:
- the monDomV1R1271 gene encoding vomeronasal 1 receptor monDomV1R1271 (The RefSeq protein has 2 substitutions compared to this genomic sequence): protein MISHHEVLWIIYFIQLITGLLGNSFLFCIYNYNFITGYKKRTIDPILIHLTFVNVMFLLLRGIPQMIRVWRLGESLNDIECKLITYFQRVFRGLSLSSTCLLSVFQAIIISPSSLFWSKVKTRAPRCILPCSLLCWIFNLLIDVFVTVYVTGPRNDTTKERINLGYCSLDIHAMSPLKVVIWKTLYDFIFVAIMACSSIYMVFFLYRHHQQVKHIHHTVPSLSASPEIQATKSILLLVSSFVCFNAVSGPFILQMERAQGTISWAYYVSAILSLTFQSVSPFVLLGSDTQIPRSFCIL, encoded by the coding sequence atgatTTCTCATCATGAAGTCCTATGGATCATCTACTTCATTCAGTTAATAACTGGTCTTCTTGGGAATAGCTTCCTTTTTTGCATATATAACTATAATTTTATTACTGGCTACAAGAAAAGAACCATTGATCCAATACTTATTCATTTGGCCTTTGTCAATGTCATGTTTCTTCTGCTCAGGGGAATTCCACAGATGATAAGAGTGTGGAGACTGGGAGAATCTCTGAATGACATTGAGTGTAAACTCATAACTTACTTCCAAAGAGTATTCCGGGGACTTTCGCTCTCTAGTACTTGCCTCCTGAGTGTCTTCCAGGCCATTATCATCAGTCCCAGCAGCCTCTTTTGGAGCAAAGTTAAAACCAGAGCCCCACGTTGTATCTTACCATGCAGTCTGCTCTGTTGGATTTTTAATCTGTTGATAGATGTATTTGTAACTGTCTATGTGACAGGTCCAAGGAATGACACAACTAAAGAGAGAATTAATTTGGGATACTGTTCCCTGGATATACATGCTATGAGTCCTTTAAAAGTTGTCATCTGGAAGACTctctatgattttatatttgtggCTATAATGGCTTGTAGTAGCATCTACATGGTATTTTTCCTCTATAGACATCATCAGCAGGTCAAGCACATTCACCACACCGTTCCATCTCTCAGTGCATCCCCTGAGATCCAAGCCACtaaatccattctgctattggTGAGCTCTTTTGTCTGCTTTAATGCAGTCAGTGGCCCATTTATTCTTCAAATGGAATGTGCTCAAGGAACTATTTCCTGGGCATATTATGTCTCTGCTATTCTTTCACTGACTTTCCAATCAGTCAGCCCCTTTGTGCTGCTCGGCAGTGATACTCAGATTCCCAGGTCCTTCTGTATTCTCTAA